In a single window of the Candidatus Methylomirabilota bacterium genome:
- a CDS encoding rhodanese-like domain-containing protein, translating to MAKHIDRQGVRELVGSGAQLVDVLPEKEYAAEHIPGAVSIPLKSLGDEARRRLDPARPVVVYCHDYQ from the coding sequence ATGGCGAAGCACATCGATCGGCAGGGGGTGCGGGAACTGGTCGGATCAGGAGCGCAGCTCGTTGACGTGCTTCCTGAGAAGGAGTACGCGGCCGAGCATATTCCGGGCGCCGTCAGCATTCCACTGAAGTCGCTTGGTGACGAAGCAAGACGCCGGCTCGACCCGGCACGGCCGGTCGTCGTCTACTGCCATGACTACCAGTGA
- a CDS encoding helix-turn-helix domain-containing protein produces the protein MTTRSVRRGIGALSKETGCNIETIRYYERIGLMPPPARSEGGHRLYAEAETRRLGFIRRTRQLGFTLDEVRTLLKLVDGGRYTCAQVKRITVHHLQGVREKVVDLRKIERVLREMAAQCDGGRVPKCPVIDALFDERSRLA, from the coding sequence ATGACGACACGATCGGTCAGGCGCGGCATCGGTGCCCTGTCGAAGGAAACTGGCTGCAATATCGAGACGATCCGCTACTACGAGAGGATCGGGCTGATGCCGCCCCCTGCGCGCAGCGAAGGAGGCCATCGGCTCTACGCGGAGGCTGAGACCAGGCGCCTCGGCTTCATTCGCCGAACTCGCCAGCTCGGCTTCACGCTCGACGAGGTCCGCACGCTGTTGAAGCTCGTGGACGGGGGTCGCTACACCTGTGCCCAGGTGAAGCGGATCACCGTTCACCACTTGCAGGGCGTCCGGGAGAAGGTCGTGGATCTCCGAAAGATCGAGCGGGTGCTGAGAGAGATGGCGGCCCAGTGCGACGGTGGCCGGGTGCCCAAGTGCCCTGTGATCGACGCGCTCTTCGACGAGCGGAGCCGCCTGGCATGA
- a CDS encoding YnfA family protein, translating to MIVLKTFGLFVLTAIAEIVGCYLPYVWLRKNGSPWLLVPGAASLALFAWLLTLHPTASGRVYAAYGGVYVSVALLWLWRVDRVTVTGWDLAGVAIVLIGMSVIIWGSWQG from the coding sequence ATGATCGTCCTCAAGACCTTCGGTCTCTTCGTGCTGACGGCGATCGCCGAGATCGTCGGCTGTTACCTACCGTACGTCTGGCTGAGGAAGAACGGCTCGCCGTGGCTGCTGGTGCCGGGTGCGGCTAGCCTTGCGCTGTTCGCCTGGCTCCTCACGCTCCACCCGACGGCCTCTGGACGTGTCTACGCGGCCTACGGAGGCGTGTACGTGAGCGTCGCCCTCCTCTGGCTGTGGCGCGTCGATCGGGTCACCGTCACGGGATGGGATCTGGCCGGCGTGGCCATCGTCCTCATCGGAATGAGCGTCATCATCTGGGGCAGCTGGCAGGGCTGA
- a CDS encoding class I SAM-dependent methyltransferase, translated as MPLASGTVLEVGIGSALNVPHYQREVRALLGVDPSLELWHLGRRRPGTPPFPIAYLAGSAERLPVADESIDTVVSTWTLCSIPDIRPALREMRRVVKPGGRFIFIEHGRAPDARVRAWQDRLTPPWARVAGGCQLNRPIDRLIEEAGFSPLTLDRGYASGPKPMAYLYKGVAVAPQS; from the coding sequence GTGCCGCTGGCCTCCGGCACCGTGCTGGAAGTCGGCATCGGCTCGGCGCTCAACGTGCCGCACTATCAACGCGAGGTGCGGGCCCTTCTCGGCGTGGACCCATCGCTCGAGCTCTGGCACCTCGGTCGCCGCCGTCCCGGTACGCCGCCGTTCCCCATCGCGTATCTGGCGGGCTCGGCGGAACGGTTACCCGTCGCTGACGAGTCCATCGACACGGTCGTGTCGACGTGGACGCTCTGCAGCATCCCGGATATCCGCCCAGCGCTCCGCGAGATGCGGCGCGTGGTCAAGCCCGGCGGCCGCTTCATCTTCATCGAGCACGGGCGTGCGCCCGATGCCCGCGTGCGCGCGTGGCAGGACCGGCTCACACCGCCCTGGGCCCGAGTGGCCGGCGGCTGCCAATTGAATCGACCGATCGACAGGCTCATCGAGGAGGCCGGCTTCAGCCCACTGACGCTCGACCGCGGGTACGCGAGCGGTCCGAAGCCAATGGCGTATCTGTACAAGGGCGTGGCCGTGGCCCCGCAGTCATGA
- a CDS encoding cytochrome c oxidase assembly protein — protein sequence MNVAKPWLGVVIVLVLAGCAQKSSPEETAIAYGRALYASDADALWRLISETDRRHKDEATFRRQQHQLKGFTREAVEQLARHIDAAPLSVSVAGDRATVILKFRLPDANAPAIRRLMHDWDEDRLDKLSAGERTQIRERLDGLAREHRLPIVEGDETIELIREAGTWHVFLNWAGGVRVTFDAAVDPGLPLDVKIAPVSIVLARGERVRVSVRARNTGARELTTRVSHRTEPATEANHLALLQCPLLVPVRVASGEVEEYESEYLLLPDVPESVKALTVTYRFPTSRGGRP from the coding sequence ATGAACGTCGCGAAACCCTGGCTCGGTGTCGTGATCGTCCTGGTCCTCGCGGGCTGCGCCCAGAAGTCGTCTCCCGAGGAGACGGCGATCGCGTACGGCCGTGCCCTGTATGCCAGCGATGCCGATGCCCTGTGGCGACTGATCTCGGAGACGGACCGCCGCCACAAGGACGAGGCGACCTTTCGCCGCCAGCAGCATCAGCTGAAGGGCTTCACGCGGGAGGCCGTCGAGCAACTCGCCCGCCACATCGATGCCGCGCCACTCAGCGTCTCCGTCGCGGGAGATCGCGCCACCGTCATCCTCAAGTTCCGGCTGCCCGACGCAAACGCGCCGGCGATTCGTCGCCTGATGCACGACTGGGACGAGGATCGACTCGACAAGCTGTCTGCCGGCGAGCGGACGCAGATCCGCGAGCGGCTCGACGGCCTTGCCCGCGAGCATCGCCTGCCGATCGTCGAGGGCGACGAGACGATCGAGCTCATCCGCGAGGCCGGGACCTGGCACGTCTTCCTGAACTGGGCGGGCGGCGTGCGAGTCACCTTCGATGCGGCCGTGGACCCGGGGCTGCCCCTGGACGTGAAGATCGCGCCGGTGTCGATCGTGCTCGCGAGAGGCGAACGCGTTCGGGTCAGTGTCCGGGCAAGAAATACCGGTGCCCGCGAGCTGACGACGCGAGTGAGCCACAGGACCGAGCCGGCGACCGAGGCGAACCACCTGGCCTTGCTGCAGTGCCCACTCCTGGTCCCGGTCCGAGTGGCGTCCGGGGAGGTCGAGGAGTACGAGTCCGAGTACTTGCTGCTCCCCGACGTTCCGGAAAGTGTGAAGGCTCTCACCGTGACGTACCGCTTTCCGACTTCGCGCGGTGGAAGGCCGTGA
- a CDS encoding multicopper oxidase domain-containing protein, giving the protein ARPAPADPSLDGLRLWQYRLGRGRAILSPAGATRTFEQTLSGGMMGSEVWTINGKVWPRTDPLPLKRGERAVVRFRNMSMEAHPMHLHGQSFRVLAINGAPADAPLVKDSVDVDGHMGSAVVEFTALNPGDWLLHCHKPMHMDGGMISLVKVG; this is encoded by the coding sequence GCGCTCGGCCGGCGCCCGCCGACCCGAGTCTCGACGGCCTCCGGCTGTGGCAGTACCGCCTTGGGCGCGGGCGAGCGATTCTGTCGCCCGCCGGCGCCACGCGCACCTTCGAGCAGACGCTCAGCGGCGGCATGATGGGCAGCGAAGTCTGGACCATCAACGGCAAGGTCTGGCCCCGCACCGACCCGCTACCGCTGAAGCGCGGTGAGCGTGCCGTCGTGCGCTTCCGGAACATGAGCATGGAGGCGCACCCCATGCACCTGCACGGGCAGTCGTTCCGGGTGCTGGCGATCAACGGAGCTCCGGCCGATGCTCCGCTCGTCAAGGACAGCGTCGACGTGGACGGGCACATGGGCTCCGCCGTCGTGGAGTTCACGGCCCTCAACCCCGGCGACTGGCTATTGCACTGTCACAAGCCGATGCACATGGACGGCGGGATGATCAGTCTCGTCAAGGTCGGGTGA
- a CDS encoding CBS domain-containing protein, whose translation MSARAASRLETLGFRQVYRYQPGKADWFAAGLPREGMEAGTARVADVAERDVATCTVDERVGEVRDRLRRTGSDLCVVVDSQRIVLGLVEGVSADTPSDTRVEFVMRSNPITFRPNVPVGQLPDYLKAPTTPLALVTTSDGVLLGLLRR comes from the coding sequence ATGAGCGCGCGGGCCGCGTCGCGGCTCGAGACGCTCGGGTTCCGGCAGGTCTACCGCTATCAGCCCGGGAAGGCCGATTGGTTCGCGGCGGGACTCCCCCGCGAGGGCATGGAGGCCGGTACGGCCCGCGTCGCCGACGTCGCCGAGCGGGATGTTGCGACGTGCACGGTGGACGAGCGGGTAGGCGAGGTGCGCGATCGACTGCGTAGAACGGGCTCGGACTTATGCGTCGTCGTAGATAGCCAGCGTATCGTACTTGGCTTGGTGGAGGGCGTGAGCGCGGATACGCCTTCGGATACTCGAGTGGAATTCGTCATGCGGTCGAATCCCATCACATTTCGGCCGAACGTGCCCGTAGGGCAGCTCCCGGACTACCTGAAGGCGCCGACGACACCTCTCGCCCTCGTTACCACGTCCGACGGCGTCCTCCTCGGACTGCTCCGCAGGTAA
- a CDS encoding SHOCT domain-containing protein, with product MMWGMPWTMLFGAVFWLAILVAVGLGIWWLASRVRPIGRDAALEALRERYARGEISREEFEARRRDLAA from the coding sequence ATGATGTGGGGGATGCCCTGGACGATGCTGTTCGGCGCCGTCTTCTGGCTCGCAATTCTCGTCGCGGTCGGTCTGGGCATCTGGTGGCTGGCGAGCCGTGTCCGCCCGATTGGCCGTGACGCTGCCCTCGAGGCGCTTCGAGAGCGTTACGCGCGCGGCGAGATCAGTCGAGAGGAGTTCGAGGCTCGCCGGCGCGACTTGGCCGCCTGA
- the merF gene encoding mercury resistance system transport protein MerF — protein sequence MWRDRWFTVGLIGAVLACLACLTPLAVIGLGAIGLGAWFGRLDVVLLAAFVVFVGIAVYRYRVACRRAP from the coding sequence ATGTGGCGTGACCGCTGGTTCACCGTCGGCCTCATCGGTGCGGTGCTCGCGTGCCTCGCGTGTCTCACCCCTCTGGCCGTGATCGGCCTGGGCGCCATCGGTCTGGGCGCGTGGTTCGGCCGCCTCGACGTCGTCCTGCTGGCGGCGTTCGTGGTCTTCGTCGGGATCGCCGTCTATCGATATCGCGTGGCGTGCCGGAGGGCGCCGTGA
- a CDS encoding helix-turn-helix domain-containing protein: MAVLLPCSWFGRHPGARSGEGKSALPAQRHDWLTVKEAADLLRVPVSWLYERTRTNSIPHVKLGKYLRFDQDEPAAWVEEYALRYYNAAGRRRWQTIGPNLHEARKVLAERMWERRHGKFRLDRQPITTKEFATKWNEDYVTVQVRLGRMKESSAESCRSRLRLHVVPFFGQMRLDAIALPHVRDFMKALLAEDLSPKTVLNVMVVLKEMLKQHAVQWGYLDANPAQYAERPRGEEQEMQILTPPEIRRLLDAADEPTRTLILCAVLTGMRRGELLGLRWEDIDLEGHRVFARRALWRGKIVTPKSRR, translated from the coding sequence ATGGCAGTCCTCTTGCCCTGCTCGTGGTTCGGGCGTCATCCGGGAGCACGTTCCGGGGAGGGAAAGTCGGCTCTCCCGGCGCAGCGTCATGACTGGCTGACAGTCAAGGAAGCCGCGGACCTCCTCAGGGTTCCGGTGAGCTGGCTGTACGAGCGCACGCGCACCAACAGCATCCCTCACGTGAAGCTCGGGAAATACCTGCGGTTCGATCAGGACGAACCTGCAGCCTGGGTCGAAGAGTACGCGCTCCGGTATTACAACGCGGCGGGCCGGCGCCGGTGGCAGACCATCGGACCGAATCTCCACGAGGCCAGGAAGGTCCTGGCCGAGCGCATGTGGGAGCGTCGCCACGGGAAGTTCCGCCTCGACAGGCAGCCGATCACGACGAAGGAGTTCGCGACGAAGTGGAACGAGGACTACGTCACCGTGCAGGTTCGCCTCGGCCGCATGAAGGAGTCATCGGCCGAGAGTTGTCGCAGCCGCCTGCGGCTGCACGTGGTTCCGTTCTTCGGCCAGATGCGCCTGGACGCGATCGCGCTGCCGCACGTGCGGGACTTCATGAAGGCGCTGCTGGCCGAGGACCTCTCGCCCAAGACCGTCCTGAACGTGATGGTGGTACTCAAGGAGATGCTCAAGCAGCACGCGGTCCAGTGGGGCTACCTCGACGCCAACCCGGCCCAGTACGCGGAGCGACCGCGCGGCGAGGAGCAGGAGATGCAGATCCTGACACCGCCGGAGATCCGGCGACTCCTCGATGCCGCGGACGAGCCGACGCGCACGCTGATCCTGTGCGCGGTGCTGACCGGGATGCGCCGGGGCGAGCTGCTCGGACTGCGGTGGGAGGACATCGATCTCGAGGGCCATCGCGTCTTCGCCCGCCGAGCGCTCTGGCGGGGGAAGATCGTCACGCCGAAGTCGCGGCGCTAA
- a CDS encoding carboxymuconolactone decarboxylase family protein gives MASIKMISEDEAGGRVKAIYEDIKQEFAIDFVPNLYRVMASNPGYLEANWNKVKAVMFASGQLDRLTKEIIAVAVSAVQGCRYULQVHTSAVQKLGLDDAAVLELMAVVDLFSGFNKLMDGLQVEPDEKPWYG, from the coding sequence ATGGCATCCATCAAGATGATCTCTGAAGACGAAGCCGGTGGCCGTGTGAAAGCTATCTACGAGGACATAAAGCAGGAATTCGCTATCGATTTTGTCCCGAACCTGTACAGGGTCATGGCGTCTAATCCCGGCTACCTCGAGGCGAACTGGAACAAGGTGAAGGCGGTCATGTTTGCCTCGGGTCAGCTCGACCGCCTCACCAAGGAGATCATCGCGGTTGCCGTGTCGGCTGTCCAGGGATGTCGTTATTGACTGCAGGTACACACTTCTGCGGTGCAGAAGTTGGGTCTGGACGATGCTGCTGTACTCGAGCTCATGGCGGTCGTCGACCTGTTCAGTGGCTTCAACAAGCTAATGGACGGTCTCCAAGTCGAGCCGGACGAAAAGCCCTGGTATGGCTGA
- a CDS encoding adenylate/guanylate cyclase domain-containing protein: MVDGVAVPAKAMRLVAALFVDVEGCARLCEDLTPRRMNEVIETYFAEYLDAARAAGGEVTEVLGDGLVALFEARTLQEAARGALDAALAIKARTQDLNARRRRWHDPIVVNLGLEAGRALTGLTRLRGSSGERWVYAATGPVTNVAARLCALARHGQILTTRKTAALLPPWSRCRSLGRRRLKNVAHPVDVVQIRPKDRHDGLHRAAPTGRAEGGRTLTGERG, translated from the coding sequence TTGGTTGACGGCGTCGCCGTCCCGGCCAAGGCGATGCGCCTGGTGGCCGCCCTCTTCGTGGACGTCGAGGGATGTGCCCGACTGTGCGAGGACCTGACGCCCCGCCGAATGAACGAGGTCATCGAGACCTACTTCGCCGAGTACCTGGACGCCGCCCGCGCGGCGGGAGGGGAGGTCACCGAAGTGCTGGGCGACGGGCTGGTGGCCCTGTTCGAGGCGCGGACTCTGCAAGAGGCCGCCCGGGGAGCGCTCGACGCGGCACTGGCCATCAAGGCCCGAACGCAGGATCTCAACGCACGCCGCCGCCGCTGGCACGACCCGATCGTCGTAAACTTGGGGCTCGAGGCTGGTCGGGCACTCACCGGCCTCACCCGGCTTCGGGGAAGCTCAGGCGAACGGTGGGTCTACGCCGCGACTGGGCCCGTGACCAACGTGGCCGCCCGCTTGTGCGCGCTGGCGCGGCACGGGCAGATCCTGACGACGCGAAAGACAGCCGCGCTCCTGCCCCCATGGTCTCGCTGCCGGTCGCTTGGCCGGCGCCGGCTCAAGAACGTGGCCCACCCAGTCGACGTCGTCCAGATCCGTCCAAAGGACCGACACGACGGCCTCCACCGCGCCGCTCCAACAGGACGAGCCGAGGGCGGACGTACCCTCACAGGAGAGCGAGGATGA
- a CDS encoding metal-binding (seleno)protein, with translation MRRQALLFGLLFILALIAAVASAAMSTVVLAVEGMTUGTUPIAVKKALEGLNGVTRADVSFRAKEAVIAFDPTQVTIEKMVEAVNRLGFRASLKRGEGAAPPESRQ, from the coding sequence ATGAGGCGGCAGGCACTTCTTTTCGGGCTCCTGTTCATCCTCGCGCTGATCGCTGCGGTTGCTTCAGCGGCGATGTCGACGGTCGTGCTGGCGGTTGAAGGAATGACGTGAGGTACCTGACCCATCGCGGTCAAGAAGGCCCTGGAGGGGCTGAACGGCGTGACTCGGGCGGACGTGAGCTTTCGGGCGAAAGAGGCGGTCATCGCCTTCGATCCGACGCAGGTGACCATCGAGAAGATGGTGGAGGCCGTGAACCGCCTCGGGTTCCGCGCCTCGCTCAAGCGGGGGGAGGGGGCGGCGCCGCCCGAGTCTCGTCAATGA